A genome region from Hydrogenoanaerobacterium saccharovorans includes the following:
- the mutL gene encoding DNA mismatch repair endonuclease MutL translates to MGIINQLDRHVAELIAAGEVVERPASIVKEVVENAIDAGATAITVEIKNGGMTFIRVTDNGSGICRDDVKIAFLSHATSKIRTEEDLDGIMTMGFRGEALASIAAVSKVELLTRCEEELEGTRFVIEGSAEQEISPAGCPKGTTIIVRDLFYNTPARLKFIKKDTSEANAVAGVLDKIAVSYPEVSFKFIRDGVLKLNTPGDCDLLSAVYAVYGKNFAKGLTKLQYNSGLISIHGLITKPEYSRANRSMQNFFINKRFVKSRTCAAALEEAYKGAIMIGKFPACILNLTIEPHTVDVNVHPAKIEVRFENEKTIFDLVYFGVKNALSTLKAPEMAALHKSAPINRIPQNEFVQQRMSAQQYQEMATAQTEKSSQNNANRAVSRSGFVKMDQGLGKQMVMQDSNNLFSGYQTKFNPSELDMDLANRKPLHILQSMPTKPPLTQQSDVVSKTNPYSSTQKDENSQYENARMVGEVFSTYILLENQDKLLVIDKHAAHERILFNKIKTQQIAQFSQTLLCPQTVTLSRDEYAVAIEHFSVLAQCGFEAEDFGGSSLLVRSAPMWLKDSDVSVVISELCSNLKNHKHDITPEVLDSLYHSVACRTAVKGGNKNAELELSAIVQILKEDASIQHCPHGRPVCVTMSKYELEKQFGRA, encoded by the coding sequence TTGGGAATTATCAATCAGCTGGATCGGCATGTAGCAGAGTTGATTGCAGCAGGTGAGGTTGTAGAGCGTCCTGCATCAATTGTAAAAGAGGTTGTGGAAAATGCAATTGATGCAGGCGCCACAGCTATAACTGTTGAAATTAAAAATGGCGGAATGACTTTTATTCGTGTTACCGATAACGGCAGCGGAATCTGCCGTGATGATGTTAAGATTGCCTTTTTAAGCCATGCAACCAGTAAAATCCGTACAGAAGAAGACCTTGATGGTATTATGACAATGGGTTTTCGCGGAGAGGCACTTGCATCAATTGCTGCTGTTTCCAAAGTAGAGCTTCTTACACGATGCGAAGAAGAACTGGAAGGTACACGATTTGTTATTGAAGGCTCTGCTGAGCAAGAAATCAGTCCTGCAGGCTGTCCTAAAGGCACAACGATTATTGTTCGTGATTTGTTCTACAATACCCCTGCAAGGCTTAAATTTATCAAAAAAGATACTTCAGAAGCAAATGCGGTTGCGGGAGTGCTAGATAAAATTGCCGTATCGTATCCGGAAGTCTCTTTTAAATTTATTAGAGATGGTGTGCTCAAATTAAACACTCCCGGAGATTGTGATTTATTATCTGCAGTTTATGCGGTATATGGAAAAAATTTTGCAAAAGGTCTTACAAAACTGCAATATAACAGCGGCTTAATTTCCATCCATGGTTTAATTACCAAACCGGAATACAGCAGGGCAAATCGATCCATGCAAAACTTCTTTATCAATAAACGTTTTGTCAAAAGCCGTACCTGCGCAGCTGCCCTTGAAGAAGCCTATAAAGGCGCAATTATGATTGGCAAATTTCCTGCCTGTATTTTAAATCTTACGATAGAACCACACACTGTAGATGTTAATGTACATCCAGCTAAAATAGAAGTTCGATTCGAAAATGAAAAAACAATTTTCGATTTGGTCTATTTCGGTGTTAAGAATGCGCTATCTACGTTAAAAGCACCTGAAATGGCAGCTTTACATAAGTCTGCACCGATAAACCGCATTCCGCAAAATGAATTTGTACAGCAAAGGATGTCTGCTCAACAATATCAAGAAATGGCCACTGCCCAGACAGAAAAAAGTTCGCAAAACAACGCAAATCGTGCTGTTTCGCGCTCTGGTTTTGTTAAAATGGATCAAGGGTTAGGTAAACAGATGGTTATGCAAGACAGCAACAATTTATTTTCCGGTTATCAAACAAAATTCAACCCATCCGAATTGGATATGGATTTAGCAAATAGAAAGCCATTACACATCCTACAGAGTATGCCAACAAAACCCCCTTTAACTCAACAATCGGATGTTGTTTCGAAAACCAATCCTTATTCTTCCACACAAAAAGATGAGAACAGCCAGTACGAAAACGCAAGAATGGTAGGCGAAGTTTTTTCCACCTATATTTTGTTAGAAAATCAGGACAAGCTGTTAGTAATTGATAAACATGCGGCACATGAAAGAATTTTGTTTAATAAAATTAAAACTCAGCAGATAGCCCAATTCAGTCAAACTTTGCTTTGCCCCCAAACAGTTACATTATCGCGTGACGAATATGCAGTAGCAATAGAACATTTTAGTGTTTTGGCACAATGTGGCTTTGAAGCAGAAGATTTCGGGGGCAGTTCGCTATTGGTGCGTAGCGCCCCTATGTGGCTGAAAGACAGTGATGTATCGGTTGTAATTAGCGAGTTATGTTCAAACTTAAAAAATCACAAACACGATATTACTCCCGAAGTTTTAGATAGTCTTTATCATTCGGTAGCTTGTCGTACAGCTGTAAAAGGAGGAAACAAAAATGCAGAATTGGAGCTTTCTGCCATTGTTCAGATATTAAAGGAAGATGCTTCGATTCAGCATTGCCCGCACGGTAGACCAGTATGTGTCACCATGTCCAAATACGAGCTGGAAAAGCAATTTGGCAGGGCATAA
- the mutS gene encoding DNA mismatch repair protein MutS, with protein MGKISPMMEQYNSIKTKHKDHILFFRLGDFYEMFYDDALLASKELELTLTGRDCGQEERAPMCGVPYHSAEAYIARLIKKGYKVAICEQTEDPSLAKGLVQREVIRVITPGTIVETSMLDEGTNNFIASIFCDTKGFGVCFTDISTGEINTTEYIGRDAQQKLINELGRFLPSEIIFNQSFLDYKQVTSFIKNKLGCSANLTDDDEQIIASARKIITTHFNVQQLSELSLEDKPYCVNAVAILLRYLSDTQKIGLERLLSIDYYNDKQYMNLDIIARRNLELTETMRSGEKKGSLLWVLDKTKTAMGKRLLRTYIEQPLINPAAIDKRLNAVDELYQNSIQRSEIIAILTGIFDLERLMTKVVFGNCTPRDLKALECTASKLPGLKESVIDFKSAYLKQIYEGIDVLADIYELIHRAIKDEPPVTIKDGGVIEKGYNEELDNLHDIVFNTKEYLAKIEAEEREKTGISKLKIGYNRVFGYYIEVTRSNSENVPDRYIRKQTLANCERFITEELKVLEEKILGANEKIVRLEQRLFEEVRTYVASQLQRAQSTANAIARLDVYSSFAEVSSLRGYNRPDITISDELIIKDGRHPVVEALLTGVPFVANDCYLNGTDNQINIITGPNMAGKSTYMRQVALIVLMAQIGCFVPASSAKIGIVDGIFTRVGASDDLASGQSTFMVEMNEVAQILKGATNKSLLILDEIGRGTSTFDGMSIARAVIEFIADKKKLGAKTLFATHYHELTALEDALDSVKNYNIAVKKRGDDITFLRRIVPGGADDSYGIEVSKLAGIPDVIIARAHEILTALENGTCVQPTIKAQRQNQEQYENAQTSLLSLAESPVIEKLKTIDVNTLTPIEALNALYELKNMLS; from the coding sequence TTGGGTAAGATTTCACCAATGATGGAGCAATACAACAGTATCAAAACGAAACACAAGGATCATATTCTGTTCTTTCGCCTGGGTGATTTTTATGAGATGTTCTATGACGACGCTTTGCTTGCATCGAAAGAACTGGAGCTGACGCTTACAGGCCGCGACTGCGGGCAGGAGGAACGTGCGCCTATGTGCGGCGTTCCTTACCACAGCGCCGAAGCTTATATTGCAAGGCTTATAAAAAAAGGATATAAGGTTGCTATTTGCGAGCAGACAGAAGATCCGTCATTGGCAAAAGGCTTGGTGCAACGAGAAGTTATCCGTGTTATTACACCCGGTACAATTGTTGAAACCAGTATGCTAGATGAAGGCACCAACAATTTTATTGCAAGCATATTTTGCGATACCAAAGGTTTCGGTGTATGTTTTACCGATATTTCAACCGGTGAAATCAATACCACCGAATACATAGGGCGAGATGCCCAGCAAAAACTCATAAATGAATTAGGAAGGTTTTTGCCCAGTGAAATTATTTTTAATCAAAGTTTTCTCGACTATAAGCAAGTAACATCCTTTATCAAGAATAAACTTGGGTGTTCTGCAAATCTTACCGATGATGATGAACAGATTATCGCATCGGCACGTAAAATTATTACAACACATTTTAACGTTCAGCAACTTTCTGAGTTATCACTCGAAGATAAACCATACTGTGTAAATGCAGTAGCAATTTTGTTGCGCTATCTCAGCGATACGCAGAAGATTGGCTTAGAACGTTTGCTTTCCATTGATTATTACAATGATAAGCAATATATGAATTTGGATATTATAGCCCGCAGGAACCTAGAGCTCACTGAAACTATGCGTTCAGGTGAGAAAAAGGGCTCGCTTTTGTGGGTTTTGGATAAAACAAAAACGGCTATGGGTAAGCGCTTGCTGCGAACTTATATTGAACAGCCGCTTATCAACCCGGCAGCCATTGATAAACGGCTAAATGCGGTAGATGAATTGTACCAAAACAGTATTCAGCGAAGTGAAATTATCGCTATCCTCACAGGTATCTTTGACTTAGAACGCCTTATGACTAAAGTAGTATTCGGTAATTGTACTCCGCGCGATTTAAAAGCATTGGAATGTACTGCATCTAAGTTACCGGGTTTAAAAGAATCGGTAATAGATTTCAAATCTGCTTACCTCAAACAAATATATGAAGGCATTGATGTTTTAGCAGATATATATGAATTGATACACCGCGCAATAAAAGATGAGCCGCCTGTCACAATAAAAGACGGCGGAGTAATTGAAAAAGGCTATAATGAAGAGCTTGACAATCTGCACGATATTGTATTCAATACCAAAGAATATCTTGCTAAGATTGAAGCCGAGGAGCGCGAAAAGACAGGAATTTCAAAACTTAAAATAGGTTATAACCGCGTTTTTGGCTACTACATAGAAGTTACCCGCTCCAACTCCGAAAATGTACCCGACCGTTATATCAGAAAGCAAACGCTTGCCAACTGTGAGAGATTCATCACAGAAGAGTTAAAGGTTCTTGAGGAAAAAATCCTCGGAGCTAACGAAAAAATTGTTCGGTTGGAGCAACGGCTTTTTGAGGAGGTGCGCACTTATGTTGCATCTCAGTTACAGCGAGCTCAATCAACTGCAAATGCTATTGCTCGGCTGGACGTGTATTCGTCGTTTGCAGAGGTATCCTCTCTGCGCGGTTACAATCGCCCCGATATTACTATTTCAGATGAGCTTATCATAAAAGACGGTAGGCATCCTGTAGTAGAAGCATTGCTTACAGGTGTACCATTTGTTGCAAACGATTGTTATCTTAACGGTACCGACAATCAAATTAATATTATTACCGGGCCCAATATGGCAGGTAAATCTACTTATATGCGCCAGGTTGCACTAATTGTGCTGATGGCTCAAATAGGTTGTTTTGTACCTGCATCATCTGCAAAAATAGGTATTGTAGATGGAATTTTTACACGTGTCGGTGCATCGGATGATCTCGCTTCAGGTCAATCTACATTTATGGTAGAGATGAATGAGGTTGCACAGATTCTTAAAGGTGCTACCAACAAAAGTCTGCTTATTCTTGATGAAATAGGCAGGGGAACATCGACTTTCGACGGAATGAGTATTGCACGCGCTGTAATTGAGTTTATTGCTGATAAGAAAAAGCTGGGTGCAAAAACACTTTTTGCAACGCATTATCACGAACTTACTGCACTGGAAGATGCACTTGATTCAGTGAAGAATTACAATATTGCTGTAAAAAAACGCGGCGATGATATTACATTTTTGCGTCGAATTGTTCCTGGAGGCGCAGATGACAGTTATGGTATCGAAGTATCCAAGCTTGCCGGAATACCAGATGTCATCATTGCAAGAGCACATGAAATTTTAACCGCTCTTGAAAACGGTACTTGCGTACAACCAACTATTAAAGCGCAAAGGCAAAATCAAGAGCAATACGAAAATGCTCAAACATCGCTTCTCTCGTTGGCTGAAAGCCCTGTTATTGAAAAGCTTAAAACAATTGATGTAAACACTTTAACACCAATTGAGGCTCTGAATGCACTTTATGAATTAAAAAATATGTTATCATAA
- a CDS encoding YlbF family regulator yields the protein MDVIKLTRELGKAIQEDDNYKLFTAAKEKADSDAGLQDLIGKFNLKRMDMSNAVSSQEPDQEKLEALDKELKELYDTVMKNPTMIEFNATKKAVDNMMNFINQILTASINGEDPFTVEEATHECSGSCGSCGGCH from the coding sequence ATGGATGTTATTAAGTTAACAAGAGAACTAGGTAAAGCAATTCAGGAGGATGACAACTACAAACTGTTTACCGCCGCAAAAGAAAAAGCAGATAGCGACGCTGGACTTCAAGACCTTATCGGCAAATTTAATCTCAAAAGAATGGATATGAGTAATGCTGTTAGCTCTCAAGAGCCTGATCAAGAAAAACTTGAAGCACTTGATAAAGAGCTGAAAGAGCTTTATGATACAGTAATGAAAAACCCCACAATGATAGAATTTAATGCCACAAAAAAAGCTGTAGATAATATGATGAATTTCATCAATCAAATTCTTACAGCAAGTATAAACGGAGAAGACCCTTTTACAGTAGAAGAAGCAACCCATGAGTGTAGTGGAAGCTGTGGTTCTTGCGGTGGATGCCATTAA
- the miaB gene encoding tRNA (N6-isopentenyl adenosine(37)-C2)-methylthiotransferase MiaB, with amino-acid sequence MAKVKNILQHRYPHPPMAHVHSFGCQANVSDGEKIKGMLAEMGYGFTDITDDADFILYNTCAIRKGAEDRVFGNVGELQHNKRNRKEMIIGLCGCMMQQKHVAEKIKKSYPHVDLVFGTHALHKFPQLLYEALTQKQRVFCVEDSDNVIAEGLPIRRDGRFKAWIQIMYGCDNFCTYCIVPYVRGREHSRRPEQIVAEARELVHQGYKEITLLGQNVNSYGKGLEGEVSFSKLLRMINDIEGDFRIRFMTSHPKDCTHELIDTIAQCEKVCRHIHLPVQSGSNRILKLMNRHYTREQYLELVRYAKAKMPDITFTSDIIVGFPSETHEDLLQTIDLIKQVEYDALFTFIYSKRKGTKAAEMDDPVTDKEKSHWFKELQSAQTEVGSRHNAALVGKTLRVLADGVAKLGKGYLTGRTDSNAVVDFKAEEEWIGKFVNVHITKALSWAVLGEIAD; translated from the coding sequence ATGGCGAAAGTGAAAAACATTTTGCAGCATCGTTATCCGCATCCTCCTATGGCGCATGTGCATTCTTTTGGCTGTCAGGCAAATGTCAGCGATGGCGAAAAAATAAAAGGTATGTTAGCGGAAATGGGATACGGTTTTACCGATATTACCGATGATGCTGATTTTATCCTTTATAATACATGCGCTATTCGTAAAGGTGCAGAAGATAGGGTGTTCGGCAATGTTGGTGAATTGCAACATAATAAACGTAACCGTAAAGAAATGATTATTGGGCTGTGCGGCTGTATGATGCAGCAGAAACATGTGGCAGAGAAAATTAAAAAAAGCTATCCGCATGTTGACCTTGTATTTGGCACCCATGCCCTGCATAAATTCCCCCAGTTACTTTATGAGGCACTTACCCAGAAACAGCGTGTATTTTGTGTAGAAGATAGCGACAATGTTATTGCAGAAGGTTTGCCTATTCGTCGGGATGGAAGATTTAAGGCATGGATTCAAATTATGTATGGATGCGATAATTTTTGCACTTACTGCATTGTGCCGTATGTTCGCGGCAGAGAACACAGCCGCCGCCCTGAACAAATTGTTGCAGAAGCACGTGAATTGGTTCATCAAGGATACAAAGAAATTACCCTTCTAGGTCAGAATGTGAATTCTTACGGCAAAGGATTGGAAGGAGAAGTATCTTTTTCTAAACTTTTGCGCATGATAAACGATATAGAAGGTGACTTTCGTATTCGTTTTATGACAAGTCATCCAAAAGATTGTACCCATGAATTAATTGATACAATTGCACAGTGTGAAAAGGTATGCAGGCATATCCATTTGCCGGTACAAAGCGGCAGCAACCGTATTTTAAAGCTTATGAATCGCCATTACACACGTGAACAGTATTTAGAACTGGTACGTTACGCAAAGGCAAAAATGCCCGATATAACTTTTACCAGTGATATCATTGTAGGGTTTCCATCTGAAACTCATGAAGATTTATTGCAAACCATTGATCTAATCAAACAGGTTGAATACGATGCTTTGTTTACATTTATCTATTCGAAGCGAAAGGGTACAAAAGCTGCCGAAATGGATGACCCTGTAACTGATAAAGAAAAATCGCATTGGTTTAAAGAGCTGCAATCAGCGCAAACTGAAGTTGGCAGCCGCCATAATGCAGCACTTGTGGGCAAAACCCTTCGCGTACTGGCAGATGGGGTTGCAAAATTGGGCAAAGGATACCTTACAGGGCGTACTGATAGTAACGCAGTGGTTGATTTTAAGGCAGAGGAAGAATGGATTGGCAAATTTGTAAATGTTCACATTACAAAAGCACTTAGCTGGGCTGTGCTCGGCGAAATTGCAGATTAA
- a CDS encoding FprA family A-type flavoprotein: MSSRKVTENIYSVGILNPIMRIFDVVMTTDYGTTYNSFIIKGSEKTALIDTCHLTYWEQYLKNIEEVCDPSKIDYIILNHCEPDHSGALANLAKHCPNAEIVASQAGSIYLKNITNIPDFKARVVKDGDTLDLGGKELKFISAPFLHWPDSMFTWCEQEKTLFSCDFLGCHYCEPHDFDYNIAYPAKYEDAFQYYYKGIFGPFPTYVQNGLNKIKDLDIEYVCNSHGPILTKGCRLDYTRKMYNEWSQPRKNPVTTVPIFYCSAYGNTGLAAEAIKTGINEVIPDANVTIYDINNHNMAELQSALNSSDAFAIGSPTINADAVAPVWNLLSHVDAINNKKKPALAFGSYGWSGEAVPNIIARMQGLKLKVYEEGFKFQFVPSESDIEKATEIGREFAKTI, translated from the coding sequence ATGTCATCTCGAAAAGTAACCGAAAATATCTATTCAGTAGGCATTTTAAACCCTATCATGAGAATCTTTGATGTTGTTATGACAACCGATTACGGTACCACTTACAACTCATTTATCATTAAGGGCAGTGAAAAAACAGCTTTAATAGATACCTGTCATCTTACCTATTGGGAGCAGTATCTAAAAAACATTGAAGAAGTATGCGATCCTTCAAAAATCGATTATATCATTTTAAATCATTGTGAACCTGATCATTCCGGCGCTTTGGCTAATCTTGCAAAACATTGCCCCAATGCAGAGATTGTTGCTTCACAAGCAGGTTCAATCTATTTAAAAAATATTACCAATATACCTGATTTTAAGGCTCGCGTGGTTAAAGATGGTGATACTCTTGACCTTGGAGGAAAAGAACTGAAGTTTATTTCTGCGCCGTTTTTGCATTGGCCAGATTCTATGTTTACTTGGTGTGAACAAGAAAAAACTTTGTTCTCGTGCGATTTTCTGGGGTGCCATTATTGCGAGCCTCATGATTTCGATTATAATATAGCTTATCCTGCAAAATATGAAGATGCATTTCAGTATTACTATAAAGGGATTTTTGGTCCGTTCCCTACTTATGTACAAAACGGATTAAACAAAATCAAAGATTTGGATATTGAATATGTTTGCAACAGCCACGGCCCTATTCTCACCAAAGGCTGCCGTTTAGATTATACAAGAAAAATGTACAATGAATGGAGCCAACCTCGCAAAAATCCCGTTACAACTGTGCCTATTTTTTATTGCTCCGCTTACGGAAATACTGGATTAGCAGCAGAAGCGATTAAGACGGGAATTAACGAAGTTATTCCTGACGCAAATGTCACTATTTATGATATAAACAACCACAATATGGCAGAGCTTCAATCTGCACTGAACAGCTCAGATGCATTTGCAATCGGCAGCCCAACCATTAATGCAGATGCCGTTGCACCTGTGTGGAACTTATTAAGCCATGTGGATGCCATCAATAATAAAAAGAAACCTGCCTTGGCTTTCGGATCTTACGGATGGAGCGGAGAGGCTGTGCCTAACATTATTGCAAGGATGCAGGGGTTAAAATTGAAAGTTTACGAAGAAGGTTTTAAGTTCCAGTTTGTACCTTCTGAATCAGACATTGAAAAAGCAACTGAAATCGGCAGAGAATTTGCAAAAACAATATAA
- the rd gene encoding rubredoxin, whose translation MEKYVCSVCGYVYDEAEGDPDNGVAPGTKWEDVPETWVCPLCGVGKDMFEKA comes from the coding sequence ATGGAAAAATATGTTTGCTCAGTATGTGGTTATGTTTATGATGAGGCAGAGGGCGATCCCGATAACGGTGTAGCACCAGGCACAAAATGGGAAGATGTTCCTGAAACTTGGGTTTGTCCGCTTTGCGGCGTAGGCAAAGATATGTTTGAGAAAGCATAA
- the uvrA gene encoding excinuclease ABC subunit UvrA translates to MPINDKLIIKGAREHNLKNISLEIPRDKFVVFTGLSGSGKSSLAFDTIYADGQRRYVESLSSYARQFLGQMEKPDVDSIEGLSPAISIDQKTTSKNPRSTVGTVTEIYDYLRLLYARIGIPHCPICGRPIQQQTVDQMVDQILSLQTGTKIQVLAPVVRGRKGEHVKEFEAAKRSGYARVRVDGNIYDLTEEIKLEKNKKHSIEIVVDRLVVKADIKSRLSDSLETAVGLSGGLAVIDVIGGEEIMFSQNYACPDHNISIEELAPRMFSFNNPQGACEKCTGLGTFMKVDPDLVVPNKKLSVREGAIKASGWYYAEGGMAQSYYEGLANHYGFSLDTPFKDLPQKCKNLLLYGTNGEKFKIFRDAGSMQGEYTTDFEGVINNLERRFRVTTSEWMKAELAIYMSSECCPDCHGDRLKDVYLAVLVGGINISDFCKMSVVKALDFLDKLHLTEREQMIAAQIVKEIRERLGFLQSVGLEYLTLSRAAGTLSGGESQRIRLATQIGSSLMGVLYILDEPSIGLHQKDNDKLISTLKRLRDLGNTLIVVEHDEDTMRNADYIVDIGPGAGVHGGKVVCAGSLDDIEKCDDSLTGQYLSGRKKIPVPSIRRSGNGNWIEVIGAKENNLKNVDVKIPLGTFTVVTGVSGSGKSSLVNEILYKKLASTLNGSRIRAGKHDDILGIENLDKVIDINQSPIGRTPRSNPATYTGVFTDIRDLFSSTNAAKMRGYNSGRFSFNVKGGRCEACEGDGIIQIEMHFLPDVFVPCEVCKGKRYNRETLEVKYKDKSIYDVLEMTVEEGLLFFDNLPKIKRKLQTLYDVGLGYIKIGQPATTLSGGEAQRVKLATELSKRPTGKTIYILDEPTTGLHTADVHKLIEVLQKLVETGNSVVLIEHNLDMIKTADYLIDLGPDGGDKGGEVIFTGTPEEIIKCERSYTGKYLKKLLQNK, encoded by the coding sequence TTGCCGATTAATGATAAACTTATTATAAAAGGGGCTCGCGAGCATAACCTGAAAAATATTAGTCTGGAAATTCCACGTGACAAGTTTGTGGTCTTTACAGGGCTTTCAGGGTCGGGGAAAAGCTCATTAGCTTTTGACACAATCTATGCCGACGGTCAGCGCCGCTATGTAGAAAGTCTGTCAAGCTATGCTCGCCAGTTTTTAGGGCAGATGGAAAAACCCGATGTTGATTCAATTGAAGGACTTTCACCTGCTATCTCAATCGATCAAAAAACTACATCGAAAAACCCGCGTTCCACGGTGGGGACAGTCACCGAAATTTACGACTATCTTCGTTTGTTGTATGCACGCATTGGCATTCCGCACTGCCCAATTTGCGGCAGACCAATTCAACAGCAAACAGTTGACCAAATGGTAGATCAAATATTGTCATTGCAAACCGGTACCAAAATTCAGGTTCTTGCACCAGTTGTACGCGGGCGCAAGGGTGAACATGTAAAGGAATTTGAAGCTGCTAAACGGTCAGGATATGCAAGAGTGCGTGTTGATGGGAATATCTATGACCTTACCGAGGAAATCAAACTTGAAAAGAACAAAAAACATTCTATTGAAATTGTTGTGGACAGGCTAGTCGTAAAAGCCGATATTAAATCACGCCTCTCCGATTCGTTGGAAACAGCGGTGGGGCTTTCTGGCGGACTTGCTGTAATTGACGTAATTGGCGGAGAAGAAATTATGTTTTCGCAAAACTACGCTTGCCCCGATCATAATATCAGCATTGAAGAACTTGCCCCGAGAATGTTTTCGTTTAATAATCCTCAGGGCGCGTGCGAAAAATGTACCGGCCTCGGTACTTTTATGAAGGTGGATCCAGATCTTGTTGTACCAAATAAAAAGCTTTCTGTCCGAGAGGGTGCAATAAAAGCAAGCGGATGGTATTATGCTGAGGGTGGTATGGCGCAAAGTTATTACGAAGGTCTTGCAAATCATTATGGGTTTTCGCTGGATACACCCTTTAAAGACTTACCTCAGAAATGTAAAAATTTATTGCTTTACGGTACTAACGGTGAAAAATTTAAAATTTTCCGAGATGCTGGATCAATGCAAGGGGAATACACCACAGATTTTGAAGGTGTAATTAACAATTTAGAACGTCGGTTTCGGGTTACAACCAGTGAATGGATGAAAGCAGAACTGGCTATATACATGAGTTCAGAGTGCTGCCCCGATTGTCATGGAGATCGGCTAAAAGATGTTTACCTTGCAGTATTGGTTGGCGGTATAAACATCAGCGATTTTTGTAAAATGTCGGTTGTTAAGGCTCTCGATTTTCTAGACAAATTGCACCTTACTGAACGAGAACAGATGATTGCGGCGCAAATAGTGAAAGAGATTCGAGAACGTCTTGGCTTTTTACAAAGCGTAGGTTTAGAATACTTAACATTATCCCGTGCTGCCGGTACGCTGTCCGGCGGCGAAAGCCAGCGCATCCGTCTCGCTACACAAATTGGCTCGAGCTTGATGGGGGTATTGTACATTCTGGATGAACCAAGTATTGGACTGCATCAAAAAGATAACGATAAACTGATTTCAACTTTAAAACGGTTGCGTGACTTGGGTAATACGCTGATAGTTGTGGAACACGATGAGGATACTATGCGCAATGCCGATTACATTGTTGATATAGGGCCGGGGGCGGGAGTGCATGGTGGTAAAGTTGTTTGTGCAGGTTCACTGGACGATATTGAAAAATGTGATGATTCTCTTACAGGGCAATATCTCAGCGGGCGTAAAAAAATTCCTGTTCCCTCAATTCGCCGCAGCGGCAACGGTAATTGGATAGAAGTAATTGGTGCTAAAGAAAATAACCTCAAAAATGTTGATGTAAAAATCCCCTTGGGTACTTTTACAGTGGTAACAGGTGTTTCTGGCTCGGGGAAAAGTTCTTTAGTGAACGAAATACTTTACAAAAAACTGGCTTCTACACTTAACGGGTCACGTATTCGTGCAGGTAAACATGATGATATTTTGGGGATTGAAAACCTTGACAAAGTTATAGATATCAATCAATCACCAATCGGAAGAACCCCACGCTCTAACCCTGCAACTTATACAGGCGTCTTTACCGATATCCGTGATTTATTTTCATCCACCAATGCGGCAAAAATGCGCGGTTACAATTCAGGCAGATTCTCTTTTAATGTAAAAGGGGGACGCTGTGAAGCATGTGAAGGAGACGGAATTATTCAAATTGAAATGCATTTTTTACCAGACGTTTTTGTTCCCTGTGAGGTATGTAAAGGGAAACGCTATAACCGCGAAACGCTTGAGGTAAAATACAAAGACAAATCCATTTACGATGTTTTGGAGATGACTGTGGAGGAAGGCTTACTGTTTTTTGATAATCTGCCTAAAATTAAACGTAAATTGCAAACGCTTTATGATGTTGGGCTTGGTTACATCAAAATCGGTCAGCCTGCTACAACTCTATCGGGTGGTGAGGCACAGCGGGTAAAACTTGCTACAGAGCTTTCAAAACGCCCTACTGGAAAAACAATTTATATTTTGGACGAACCTACAACCGGTTTGCATACAGCAGATGTTCATAAGTTAATTGAGGTTCTCCAAAAGCTGGTTGAGACAGGCAACTCTGTTGTATTAATAGAACATAATTTGGACATGATAAAAACAGCTGATTATCTTATTGATCTGGGGCCGGATGGCGGTGATAAGGGCGGTGAAGTTATATTTACCGGCACTCCTGAAGAAATAATAAAATGTGAAAGATCTTATACCGGTAAATATTTAAAAAAACTATTGCAAAACAAATAA